One genomic region from Fictibacillus marinisediminis encodes:
- the rpsC gene encoding 30S ribosomal protein S3 — protein sequence MGQKVNPIGLRIGVIRDWESKWYADKDYADLLHEDLKIRNYIEKRLKDAAVSGVEIERAANRVNITIKTAKPGMVIGKGGTEVEALRKALNELTGKRVHVNIFEIKQADVDAKLVAENIARQLENRVSFRRAMKQSIQRSMRAGAKGIKTEVSGRLGGADIARSESYSEGTVPLHTLRADIDYGTAEADTTYGKIGVKIWIYRGEVLPTRGTKKAEGGK from the coding sequence GTGGGTCAAAAAGTAAATCCGATAGGACTACGTATTGGCGTCATCCGTGACTGGGAGTCAAAGTGGTACGCTGACAAAGACTATGCTGATCTATTACACGAAGATCTTAAAATTCGTAATTATATCGAAAAGCGTTTAAAAGACGCGGCTGTATCCGGCGTTGAAATCGAACGTGCAGCTAACCGCGTAAACATCACGATCAAAACTGCTAAGCCTGGTATGGTTATCGGTAAGGGTGGTACTGAAGTCGAAGCACTTCGTAAAGCACTTAACGAACTAACTGGCAAGCGAGTACACGTAAACATCTTTGAAATCAAGCAAGCTGATGTTGATGCTAAGCTTGTTGCTGAAAATATTGCTCGTCAATTGGAAAACCGTGTGTCTTTCCGCCGTGCAATGAAACAATCGATCCAACGCTCTATGCGTGCTGGAGCAAAAGGAATCAAGACAGAAGTATCAGGACGTCTTGGTGGAGCAGATATCGCTCGTTCAGAATCTTACAGTGAAGGAACTGTTCCTCTTCATACCCTTCGTGCAGACATCGACTACGGAACTGCAGAAGCAGACACAACTTACGGTAAAATCGGCGTTAAAATCTGGATCTACCGTGGGGAAGTCCTTCCAACAAGAGGAACGAAAAAAGCGGAAGGAGGCAAATAA
- the rplP gene encoding 50S ribosomal protein L16, with protein sequence MLLPKRVKYRREHRGKMRGRAKGGAEVAFGEYGLQAVEASWITNRQIEAARIAMTRYMKRGGKVWIKIFPSKPYTAKPLEVRMGSGKGAPEGWVAVVKPGKIMFEIAGVSEEVAREALRLAAHKLPVKCKFVKREEVGGDTNEG encoded by the coding sequence ATGTTATTGCCAAAACGTGTTAAATACCGCCGTGAACACCGCGGGAAAATGCGCGGACGTGCAAAAGGCGGAGCTGAAGTAGCATTCGGCGAATATGGTTTGCAAGCTGTTGAAGCATCTTGGATCACAAACCGTCAGATCGAAGCAGCTCGTATCGCGATGACTCGTTACATGAAGCGTGGCGGTAAAGTATGGATTAAAATTTTCCCATCTAAACCTTATACAGCTAAACCTCTAGAAGTCCGAATGGGTTCTGGTAAAGGGGCGCCTGAAGGTTGGGTTGCTGTAGTAAAACCAGGAAAAATCATGTTTGAAATCGCTGGTGTATCCGAAGAAGTAGCTCGCGAAGCACTTCGTCTTGCTGCACACAAGCTTCCTGTGAAATGTAAATTTGTAAAACGCGAAGAAGTGGGTGGTGACACTAATGAAGGCTAA
- the rpsS gene encoding 30S ribosomal protein S19, giving the protein MGRSLKKGPFVDDHLMKKVEGLNETNDKKVVKTWSRRSTIFPEFIGHTLAVYDGRKHVPVYVTEDMVGHKLGEFAPTRTYKGHAADDKKTRR; this is encoded by the coding sequence ATGGGTCGCAGTTTGAAAAAAGGACCTTTTGTTGATGACCACTTAATGAAAAAAGTTGAAGGCTTGAACGAAACTAATGACAAAAAAGTTGTTAAAACTTGGTCTCGCCGTTCTACAATTTTCCCGGAATTCATCGGACACACATTAGCAGTATATGATGGACGTAAGCATGTGCCGGTTTATGTTACAGAAGACATGGTCGGACATAAGTTAGGTGAATTTGCACCAACTCGTACTTACAAAGGTCATGCCGCTGATGATAAGAAAACAAGACGTTAA
- the rplC gene encoding 50S ribosomal protein L3 encodes MAKGILGKKVGMTQVFAENGDLIPVTVVEVTPNVVLQKKTAENDGYEAIQLGFDDKKESRVNKPAKGHAAKANTNPKRFVKEFRNVEGADFEVGQEVKVDIFAEGDVVDVTGTSKGKGFQGVIKRHGQSRGPMSHGSRYHRRPGSMGAVDPNRVFKGKNLPGRTGGDTITVQNLEVVKVDAERNLLLIKGNVPGAKKSYVTINAAVKAKEAK; translated from the coding sequence ATGGCCAAAGGAATCTTAGGTAAAAAAGTAGGAATGACTCAAGTATTTGCAGAGAACGGTGATCTTATCCCAGTTACTGTAGTTGAAGTTACTCCAAACGTTGTTCTTCAAAAGAAAACTGCTGAAAACGACGGTTACGAAGCAATCCAATTAGGATTTGATGATAAGAAAGAAAGCCGTGTGAACAAGCCTGCAAAAGGGCATGCTGCTAAAGCTAACACAAACCCTAAGCGCTTCGTTAAAGAATTCCGCAATGTAGAAGGCGCGGATTTTGAAGTTGGTCAGGAAGTCAAGGTAGATATTTTCGCAGAAGGTGACGTTGTAGACGTAACCGGAACATCAAAAGGTAAAGGATTCCAAGGTGTTATTAAACGCCACGGACAATCCCGCGGACCTATGAGCCACGGTTCCCGTTACCACCGTCGTCCTGGTTCTATGGGTGCAGTTGACCCTAACCGTGTATTCAAAGGTAAAAACCTACCTGGACGTACAGGCGGAGATACAATTACTGTTCAAAACCTAGAAGTTGTTAAAGTTGATGCTGAGCGCAACTTACTTCTAATCAAAGGTAACGTACCTGGTGCGAAAAAGAGCTACGTTACAATCAATGCAGCTGTAAAAGCTAAAGAAGCTAAATAA
- the rplW gene encoding 50S ribosomal protein L23, producing MDARDIIKRPVITERSTEIMADGKYTFEVDTRATKTQIKIALEDIFGIKVASVNTANYKGKFKRVGRHTGYTSKRKKAIITLTPGSKELDFFEGV from the coding sequence ATGGATGCACGTGATATTATTAAGCGCCCCGTAATTACAGAGCGTTCTACTGAAATTATGGCTGACGGAAAATACACTTTCGAAGTTGACACTCGCGCAACAAAGACTCAAATCAAAATTGCGTTGGAAGACATTTTCGGAATTAAAGTTGCATCAGTAAACACTGCGAACTACAAAGGGAAATTCAAACGTGTAGGTCGTCATACTGGTTATACTTCAAAGCGTAAAAAAGCAATCATTACTTTAACTCCAGGAAGCAAAGAATTGGACTTCTTTGAAGGAGTTTAA
- the rplV gene encoding 50S ribosomal protein L22, with protein sequence MQAKAVAKQVRIAPRKARIVIDLIRGKQVGEALAILRLTPKAASPVIEKVLKSAIANAEHNYEMEPNNLVVSSAFVDEGITLKRFRPRAMGRASRINKRTSHITIVVSEKKEG encoded by the coding sequence ATGCAAGCAAAAGCTGTTGCTAAACAAGTGCGTATTGCTCCTCGTAAGGCTAGAATTGTTATCGATCTGATTCGAGGTAAGCAAGTAGGCGAAGCACTTGCGATCTTACGCCTAACACCAAAAGCTGCTTCTCCAGTGATTGAAAAGGTGTTAAAGTCTGCTATCGCAAACGCGGAACACAACTATGAAATGGAACCAAACAACCTTGTGGTATCATCTGCATTCGTAGATGAAGGCATTACGTTAAAACGTTTCCGTCCTCGTGCAATGGGACGTGCAAGCCGTATTAACAAGCGTACTAGCCACATCACTATCGTTGTTTCTGAAAAGAAGGAGGGATAA
- the rplD gene encoding 50S ribosomal protein L4 has protein sequence MPKVAIYKQDGSQAGDLELNASVFGIEPNQNVLFDAVIMQQASLRQGNHDVKNRSEVAGGGRKPWRQKGTGRARQGSIRSPQWVGGGVVFGPTPRSYSYKLPKKVRRLAIKSALSSKVIDNNLVVLDALSLDAPKTKDMKQVLTNLSADRKALVVTGDFNEFVALSARNIPGVTVVTATGVNVLDVLNHDKLVMTRDAVEKVEEVLA, from the coding sequence ATGCCTAAAGTAGCTATTTACAAACAAGATGGTTCTCAAGCTGGCGATTTAGAGCTTAATGCTTCCGTTTTCGGTATTGAACCAAACCAAAATGTATTATTTGATGCTGTAATCATGCAGCAAGCGTCACTTCGTCAAGGTAACCACGACGTGAAAAACCGTTCTGAAGTTGCCGGTGGTGGACGCAAACCATGGAGACAAAAAGGAACTGGACGTGCTCGTCAAGGTTCAATCCGTTCTCCGCAATGGGTAGGCGGTGGAGTCGTTTTCGGACCAACGCCAAGAAGCTATTCTTACAAATTGCCTAAGAAAGTTCGCCGTTTAGCTATTAAATCTGCACTTTCTTCAAAGGTAATCGATAATAACCTAGTAGTTCTTGATGCTCTTTCTTTGGATGCTCCAAAGACTAAAGACATGAAGCAAGTACTGACAAATCTATCCGCAGATCGCAAAGCACTTGTTGTGACAGGAGATTTCAACGAATTTGTTGCTTTATCTGCTCGTAACATCCCTGGTGTAACTGTTGTTACAGCAACTGGTGTTAATGTGCTTGATGTGCTTAACCACGACAAGCTTGTTATGACAAGAGACGCTGTGGAAAAAGTAGAGGAGGTGCTTGCATAA
- the rpmC gene encoding 50S ribosomal protein L29: MKANDIRNLTTAEIEQNAKSLKEELFNLRFQLATGQLENPARIREVRKAIARAKTVLRERELGITNA; this comes from the coding sequence ATGAAGGCTAATGATATCCGTAACTTGACCACTGCTGAAATTGAACAAAACGCTAAGTCTTTGAAAGAAGAGCTTTTCAATCTTCGCTTTCAACTAGCTACAGGTCAATTAGAAAACCCTGCCCGCATTCGTGAAGTTCGTAAAGCAATTGCCCGTGCAAAAACTGTTTTACGTGAAAGAGAGCTAGGGATTACTAACGCTTAA
- the rplB gene encoding 50S ribosomal protein L2 has translation MGIKKFKPITNGRRGMTQLDFAEITTDKPEKSLLAPLSKKAGRNNQGKLTVRHQGGGHKRKYRIIDFKRNKDGIPGRVATIEYDPNRTANIALINYVDGEKRYILAPKGLKVGQEIMSGVGADIKVGNALPLANIPVGSTIHNIELKPGKGGQLARSAGAEAQLLGKEEKYALVRLGSGEVRMVLLTCRATIGQVGNLEHELVNVGKAGRSRWMGIRPTVRGSVMNPNDHPHGGGEGRAPIGRKSPMSPWGKPTLGYKTRKKNKTTDKYIVRRRKK, from the coding sequence ATGGGTATCAAAAAGTTTAAACCGATCACTAACGGTCGCCGTGGTATGACTCAGCTTGACTTTGCTGAAATTACTACAGACAAACCAGAAAAATCATTGCTTGCACCACTTAGCAAAAAAGCCGGACGCAACAACCAGGGTAAACTTACTGTTCGTCACCAAGGCGGCGGGCACAAGCGTAAATACAGAATCATCGACTTTAAACGCAACAAAGATGGAATACCAGGACGCGTTGCTACAATCGAGTATGATCCAAACCGTACTGCAAACATCGCGCTAATCAACTATGTTGATGGTGAAAAACGTTACATCCTAGCTCCTAAAGGACTTAAAGTAGGCCAAGAAATCATGTCTGGCGTTGGCGCTGACATTAAAGTAGGGAATGCACTTCCGCTAGCGAACATTCCTGTAGGTTCTACAATCCACAACATTGAGCTAAAACCTGGCAAAGGCGGACAGCTTGCTCGTTCTGCTGGTGCTGAAGCTCAACTTCTTGGTAAAGAAGAAAAGTATGCTCTTGTTCGTTTAGGTTCTGGAGAAGTTCGTATGGTCCTTCTAACTTGCCGTGCAACAATCGGTCAAGTAGGTAACCTTGAGCATGAACTTGTAAACGTAGGTAAAGCAGGTCGCTCTCGCTGGATGGGTATCCGTCCAACAGTTCGTGGTTCTGTAATGAACCCTAACGATCACCCACACGGTGGTGGTGAAGGACGCGCTCCAATCGGACGTAAATCACCAATGTCACCATGGGGCAAACCGACTCTTGGCTACAAGACTCGTAAGAAAAACAAAACAACCGACAAGTACATCGTACGCCGTCGTAAAAAATAA
- the rpsJ gene encoding 30S ribosomal protein S10, whose amino-acid sequence MAKQKIRIRLKAYDHRILDQSAEKIVETAKRSGAKVSGPIPLPTEKAIYTILRAVHKYKDSREQFEMRTHKRLIDIIEPTPQTVDSLMRLDLPSGVDIEIKL is encoded by the coding sequence ATGGCAAAGCAAAAGATTCGTATTCGATTAAAAGCATATGATCACAGAATTCTTGATCAATCTGCTGAGAAAATTGTTGAGACAGCAAAACGTTCTGGTGCAAAAGTATCCGGACCAATTCCGCTTCCAACTGAAAAAGCTATTTACACAATCCTGCGTGCGGTGCACAAATATAAGGATTCTCGTGAGCAGTTCGAAATGCGTACTCATAAGCGTTTGATCGATATCATCGAACCAACGCCGCAAACTGTTGATTCATTAATGCGTTTGGATCTTCCATCTGGCGTTGACATTGAAATCAAACTATAA
- the tuf gene encoding elongation factor Tu has protein sequence MAKEKFDRSKTHANIGTIGHVDHGKTTLTAAITSVLAKKSGKGQAMAYDQIDGAPEERERGITISTAHVEYETDTRHYAHVDCPGHADYVKNMITGAAQMDGGILVVSAADGPMPQTREHILLSRQVGVPYLVVFLNKCDMVDDEELLELVEMEVRDLLSEYDFPGDDVPVIKGSALKALEGDAEWEAKIIELMDAVDEYIPTPPRDTEKPFMMPVEDVFSITGRGTVATGRVERGQVKVGDVIEILGLTEEPKSTTVTGVEMFRKLLDYAEAGDNIGALLRGVSRDDVERGQVLAKPGTVKAHTKFKSEVYVLSKEEGGRHTPFFSNYRPQFYFRTTDVTGIIQLPEGTEMVMPGDNIEMTVELIAPIAIEEGTKFSIREGGRTVGAGVVASIQA, from the coding sequence ATGGCTAAAGAGAAATTTGATCGTTCCAAAACGCATGCCAATATTGGTACAATCGGTCACGTTGACCACGGTAAAACAACTTTAACAGCTGCAATTACTTCTGTACTTGCTAAGAAATCTGGTAAAGGTCAAGCTATGGCTTACGACCAAATCGACGGTGCTCCAGAAGAGCGCGAACGTGGTATCACAATCTCAACTGCACACGTTGAGTATGAAACTGATACTCGTCACTATGCACACGTAGACTGCCCAGGACATGCTGACTATGTTAAAAACATGATCACTGGTGCTGCACAAATGGACGGAGGGATCCTAGTAGTATCTGCTGCTGACGGCCCAATGCCACAAACTCGTGAGCACATCCTTCTTTCTCGTCAAGTAGGTGTACCTTACCTAGTAGTATTCTTGAACAAATGTGACATGGTTGACGATGAAGAGCTTCTCGAACTAGTTGAAATGGAAGTTCGTGACCTTCTTTCTGAGTACGATTTCCCAGGAGACGATGTTCCTGTAATCAAAGGTTCTGCTCTTAAAGCTCTTGAAGGAGACGCTGAGTGGGAAGCTAAAATCATCGAACTTATGGACGCAGTTGACGAGTACATCCCAACTCCTCCACGTGACACTGAAAAACCATTCATGATGCCTGTTGAGGACGTATTCTCAATCACTGGCCGTGGTACAGTTGCTACTGGACGTGTTGAGCGTGGACAAGTTAAAGTCGGCGACGTTATCGAGATCCTTGGTCTTACTGAAGAGCCAAAATCAACTACTGTAACAGGTGTTGAAATGTTCCGTAAGCTTCTTGACTATGCTGAAGCTGGTGACAACATCGGTGCACTTCTTCGTGGGGTTTCCCGTGACGATGTTGAGCGTGGACAAGTTCTTGCTAAGCCAGGAACTGTTAAAGCTCACACTAAATTCAAATCAGAAGTATACGTACTTTCTAAAGAAGAGGGTGGACGTCATACTCCATTCTTCTCTAACTACCGTCCTCAGTTCTACTTCCGTACAACTGACGTAACTGGTATCATCCAACTTCCAGAAGGAACTGAAATGGTTATGCCTGGAGACAACATCGAAATGACTGTTGAACTAATCGCTCCAATCGCGATCGAAGAAGGAACTAAGTTCTCTATTCGTGAAGGTGGACGTACAGTAGGCGCTGGAGTAGTAGCATCTATCCAAGCGTAA